One Nothobranchius furzeri strain GRZ-AD chromosome 7, NfurGRZ-RIMD1, whole genome shotgun sequence genomic window, TGAAAGGCCTGTCCAGCAGCCGCAGTCACCACACAGTGACCTGCGACCCCTCCTATGACTCCATGACTCTGGGACACCCGGATCGCCGATCCTACTTTGTGAATCCGGGGGAGTCTCATCCCGCCGACCAACCCTGCTACACCCAACGGAACGCCTTTCAGACTGAGTGCAGTGCCTATCCTGATCTGACCAGCTGCACCTTCCCTCGGAGATATTACAACTCTCATCATGAGCTGAAGGGGGAGTGTGGCGCCGTGGTGCCTTACACCGGGCCAACAGGGAGCTGTAAGGGAAGCGGAGGAAACAACAACAACCGCATCCCGTCCAACTTGCTGGAGCAATTTGAGACCCAAGCGCCGCTGCGGCGTGAGGGCTACCATACGCTGCAGTACAAACACACCGCCGTGGAACACCAACGCAGCGACAGCCCGGGTCGAATACGCCACCTCGTTCATTCTGTCCAGAAGCTTTTCACCAAATCCCACTCTCTGGAGGGGCCCTCGGGGTCAGGTGGAGGAGGGAGCGGGAAGATGAACGGCAGTAAATCCAGTACTGATGATCCTCCCTCCTGCTCCGGCACCCTAAAGTACAGCAAGCGAACTAAGAGCAAAGACCGCTCTAAGTCCGAGCCCAAGATGCGCACTGCCATATCAGGGTACTGGAGTTCAGACGACACGCTGGACCGAGAGGTGTGTCTCTACCATCACAACCAGGGGGTCAGCAGTGGAACTATGCCTTCTGGAGTCATGACTATTGGCCGCCACCCAGATAAATCCCAGTCACAATACTTCATGGAGTCATACAATACCATCAGCGCCCAGTCGCTCAAGACGTCGCGCAGCAACAACGATGTGAAGTGTTCGACATGCTCCGGCAGCAGCAGTGGGACTCTGCCGCTGATGGGTGCACACGACGGGCAAGTTCAGCTTAAGAAGAGCTCGTGGTCTTCAACTCTGACAGTGAGCAGAGCGAGGGAGGTCTACCAAAAGGCCTCTGTCAACCTAGATAAAGCTCTCGTCAAAGCCGAGCAGGGACGAACTTGCCATTTCCTACAGGTAGGACCTCTGCGACAGCCCCACCTCTCGCATGTCATTCTTCATATATCATCTGGGTCCGGCTGCTGCTTCGTGCATCCTTTTTTCCCTTTGTGAATATGTGCATGTTTGTCTGTGTGAGTCAAGGATCAGTGACACGGTTCCCCTGAAAACCATTTTGTCTTTCATTTCATCATGTGCCTGTGTTGATTTTATCCTTTGTACCGtcataaaaccttttgtttttcCACAATCATCTCACGGCATCAGCTTTTTTTGTGTCCACCATAATTGAAATATAAATTATATGTGCATGTGTATATGTTTATGATGTGACAACTGGATGGCATGGTCAGTATTTATGCAGTAAGCTTCGATTGTCTAAAGCAGGGGGCATCCCACAATTCTTATTTTTACAGTATATAGTACAGGAAAGAAGATTTAAACATCAAATCTGATCTGTTCCTGTCACACTGAACTGCATTTAACCAGCTGTCAGGATTGTGGTCGTAGCAACAGTGGCTTGACCGATTGTAAGTACATCTTGGTCACGGACAGTCATTGTGGTGCCGCAATGAGATCAGAGTGATTTCAGCAGACAAAACTGAAATAAAACCGCCCCAGTCCGCAAACTCAGtggtcacacacactcacacacacctacaGCAACAGGGAGACACATGCATTCTGACACATCAACACACTGGGTCACGCATACCCCTTTTTTTAACTTTGGAAAGTTGTTCAGATTACGTGTGTTTCCTCAGATTAGGGTGAGTAAAGAAGTACGAACCTGAGGCAAGAAGTAGAAAGACTAAAGTAGAGGCTTACCGAGAGAATGAATACGAGGAGTAGATGGTGCGAAAACAGCTGGTATAGTCAGCTTTGTGCGTTCATTCTGTGTGTTTCTTCTAACTGTATTACTCTATTCTTTTTTTAACACCGAAAACGGTTGTTTTACCTTAGTTTTTGCTAACATTTTGACTATTCCTGCAGTCTTCATCAGAGCTCGCCGCTGTTGGCAGCGTCTATGTTCATGACCCTTGTTCTGTCTCAGTCCATTCTATGATTTTCCCCTTGTACAGTGGTCTGTTGTGGCAGATTTCTTTatagtactttctgcttcttgtttcacTGCTCTTGCATCAAAGTGCAAGTCAAAGACACTCAAGAGCAGCGAAacaaaaagctgtttcaaacaagccgcCGTTATCTTTGTTGTCCCAGTCTGTCGCATCATCCCGCCcgtcaaaccgatagagcgctgtgattggcaacgCACAAGACTGTTTGGGtctgctgaggctcctatggagcgtggctagaccaacatcTTTTTCCTTCGGGTATTGTTTTTCGAGATTTCTACGCTATAGAAGTAGATTAAAATGAAAGGCAAAGAAATTCCTGTTGGGCCAAAGATTTTCCTCTTCAATGTGGCGAGTCCCTCAAATAGCAACAGTACATATGTCATGTAAGAAAGTGAAGCCTTAACACATTTTCTTTGACTTATTCAACATGCTAACAGGGTCTGTAGTCGGCCCTGACTTTAAGGTCAGCTGGTTTCCTAGCTACCCAGTAGGTCCATTGAATAACTCTCTTCCACTGTTTCCCCACTCTGTATGTCATTTCTTTCACTTCAGAGCCGGTGCCCTGACAGTCACTTGCACTGGGAATGCAGCGGCTGCACAAAACCCGCTTTGTTTTCCCCTCCCTCTCCGTGACTGCTgtctttcattttctctctctctctctctctctctctctctctctctctctctctctctctctctctctctctctctctctctctctctctctctctctctctctctctctctctctctctctctctctctctctctctctctctctctctctctctctctctctctctctctctctctctctctctctctcttagatTAGGGCTCAGATATGGCGTTGCCCTTTTTTAACCTTCATTAGTGAGTGTGAAGAGCTGGTAGAGCAGACAGAAGTCAGGCTACTGCTATATTTTGTCAAAACAATTAAACCCCTTCGATTTGATATGCTGCATGTATCACATGACACACAAAAGAAGGCAATCGGCTCTATAAGGCTTACGGTACGATCCAGAAAACATTGCACTGATTATGTAAATATTACAGAAGCTTAGAGAAAGCTTTAATGCACAGGACATTTGTTGTAGCTTTATTTGAATGTGGACCTGTTAAAGCTTTAGGTCCTACCTTCTTCTCTTCAGGTACCTCAGGATGACTGGAGCAGTTTCTCTCCACTGGGGAAAGATGATGAGATCCCGTGCCGGCGAATGCGAAGTGGCAGCTACATCAAGGCCATGGCAGAGGAAGATAGTGGCGACTCAGATTGCAGTCCCAAACCCTCGCCCAAGGTCCAAGCGCGACGGGCCAGCTACCTGAAGGCCACGCAGCCGTCGCTCACGGAGATGACTACACTCAAGTGAGTGTGAGGCAGAAATAAACCCCCACATTTTTCAGCCATTTAGTTGAAAAAGTGACATTCTGCAGCGAGTCATGTCAACAATATGTCTGTCATCCTTCAAGTCTTTAGATTGAGTTTGATGCTGTAACTGAATGCCTGTTTGCAGAGAGTCAAACAGCTCAGTGTGAGTGTAGCAAACAGGACACACAAAAGGAATGAAAGTCGAGAGTAAACATTGTTGTATTCACCAGTTTGGCCCATAGTTAAAGATTAAATACCTGCTCAGCACAACACAGACATGCATCAGTCTTTATGCATCCTCGCTGTAGTTTTAGAATACATCAAACAGGCTGGgccttaatttaaaaaaaatgtttctgcaTTAAAATCACTTCAGTAAATTAACATTAATGTCCTGAAAAGTGCTACATGCTGAGAGTATAATCAGGTACTTTATCTGAGGATTTGAGGTGTTTACATTGGAACATTTTCATGAGCTTGTTTACTGCTTCTGcagaatttttttcttttcacagCACAAATTTATGAAAGTCCACAGGTCTGCACTCTTATCCTTGATAATAAACTCACCTCAACTGTAATTATTTCTGATGGAGTAGAAAGTTTCTAAATGGGAAAATTTCAAATTAAGAGTAAAATAGACCAGGTTATATGTGAAATAAATTAATGTGAAGCTGCAATGGAGGTAAATGCTTTTGTGCTACAGTCATGCAAAAACTGGCACTCCACATGGCTGTGTTGTGGTGCCCcccttttttatttcttttatatatgatTATGTGCAATTATTGGGGATGTCCTTTATTATTGGTCTACCAATATTGTCAGCTGATATTCATCTTTAAATGCAATATCGGGAAATATTGGTATCAGTTTTTAATCCTTAATgacccaacttttacataccacGCATACATTATACATCAGACTCTTCGTCTTCATCTCCTCTTCTCTCAAAATGAAAAAATAGGACAGATCTGaggtttgagatattttagttttatttggcacaacttgtgaagaaTTAGGAATTAGGAACGGATAAAAGATCTGCTGTCCTTAGACGTAGCTCTGTGTAACCAGCCAGCTAACAATACAACTAAAACATACACCATAATCTTCatccaaggcttgcttttcttaaataaagatctttataaatgttttattacatttgtCCCATCACGGATTTAATAATTATCTTTAATTGAAGTAGTTGCAATTTTGCACCAATAATGTttagccctcccactgtctttttgggtgaccccgtgaggaaagttgaccactgagcaggattgatggtttatcccttgaggtccacgtggcaggggtgaggtggtgctcactcctcacccctgccacatggacccaagggataaaccattaaccctgctcaatggtcaactttcctcgcgaggtcacacccattaggacagtgggagggttaatgctTAAGCATTTATGTTAGGAAATATGTGATGTTGGCAACCTACATGATTTATTTTTCCCCCTTTTTTTAGGGGGACCACGCATATGTCGTTATCAGTTTATATCGGTAtcagaaattaagagttagacatATCTGCTATTGGATATCTGTAAAAAAGACAATATCGAGCATTCCTAGTAATTATAGAAAAGTAACTTTTCGTTTCATCCTGCTCTGTTCCCTGTCAACTCTGCTCTGCTGCCATCTCACTGAAAATAGGCGTGAAGTGATAAAATGTTTTGTGAGCATAGAGACATTAAAATTCTTGCTGTGCACTTCAAAGTAAACAGGAGACTGGCTATGTTCACTGATAATGGAACTGTTCGAAAAGTTTTAAATCTTGGAAGAGACAGTTGCTTTTGTCACATGTCATGTTTGTCTATGCTGATGACTAACAAATATCAAATTAGTTAGTCACAGATCGGCACCATCTGCCAATTCGATGGCGCAACGCTTTGTATtatttgtcaggttttttttctcgTAATACAGTTATTTGTATTTTTAAAAGTCCTtcgcattgggttttcatttaagTGAAGATAATTTACATTAAACATCAAACAAGCAGTGGAAGAACTGAGGACACGAGTCTTATTGAAGCACGGGGCCGTGACTGATTAGCTGTGTAACACACAGAGATGAGGAAAACACAAGTGTATGCCCAGTCATTGTTACTGGTACCACAAACACAAGTGCACAAATACACAATCTTACATAAGAACATGCAGCACAGCTTGGGGCCTGCTAATGACTTGAGTGAGGCTCGGGGAAACGCCATCATCGTTTGATAGAACTCAGTGAAACAAACCAAACTGCAGAGCTGCATGTTGGAGATAGGGAATGAGTTGGGAGCCACTGACAATTTGTTTTTATGGAGTGTTTTAAGGGAGCTCGCTTGAGTCTGTCACATGCTGTGATGATTAAATAATCAGCTTTTTTTTGTTCTTTATGGGTCAGAAAACAATCAATTTTGTCCTTGACTGGCCTGGAATTTCTCCGAAAaaatttgtttaatttcaaccacTATACGCTTCGATTTGTACCGCTGACAGCATGGTTGTAGGGTTTCTGGGGAATTTCTGAGAGGGAGGACGTTACTGATCGGCACTAAAAGGCATCTGTGGACATTTTACATTGTCAAAGTGCGCAATAAGGATATTAGATCCCTCTGAGACAGCGGCTGTGTGACGTAAAGAAGTGGCGTTCAATGACTAGAAACGTTTTTTTTTCTGCCCTCTGTAAGAAACCACAAAGCGACATAAATTTCAGCGTTGTGGAGGGATTTCAGCTACATTTTGGGCATTGGGAGTTTGGAAGCAGCGATGTTAAAACAGCGTGGATGCGGttaattttattttctttctgttctgcATCACCAGAAATGCTTCCAATTCTACATACACCAATTGTTTGGCGACGTCTGCCGATGTAATTTCCCACTTAGTTATGATCAAGCAGcacgagttaaccacaagtctcaAACAGTAACTCAGGTCATTTCCAAGTACAGTTCAGGTACTCGGTATGTCCCTGAAATTCCCCGGAAAGTGGTCCTTTTGGGCTAGCCTGATGAAATGGAGACATGCTCATGCCGTGACGGTCCGATAAAATTATCCGGAAGTAATTGGCCTAAAATTTTTTAACTGTTTGGATCATTTAGGCACAAATTTTGTTTATTTTGCCCACTGCAGTGGCCCCTCGTTTATCTCAGGGTTACGCTCTAAAAATAACCTGCAAAAGGTGGGATCCACAAAGTAGCCAGCTttatttttacaattattataaatgttttaattagggatgtgtattggtaaaATTTTGGCGATATGATACGTTTCACGATACTGGGGACAATACAATGTATCACgattgcaatacattcagtcagacgttattagcaatttttttagactgaatttattgtagaaaTATTCAATAAATaggccaaactgatacttaacatgtttaacactaggtatctgaaccataacagaaggATTTACATTTCATTGGTTGAAACATAACCcagtgcacactgctgccaactagcggttggcgtttgaattgcaccaaaagaaatatAATATTGCTGTAaacaatatcaccatatattgccatatagatattttcttacatccctagttttaAGGTAGTAAAAACCCTCCTTACACACTTCATACACTTTTCTCTGACTGCCACTAGCATTTTCACACCTTTCTCAACGAGCTGTAAAAGAATAGCATGCAAAATGCCGCTAAGGTaagaattgttttcaggtgtgtTTATTAGTTTTTTCTAACTAAAGTGAGTTGCCTGAACGCTTTTATGGGCTacctgaatgtttttctcacaaaaaaaaaaaactacgcaATAACACCGAACGCTGATTATATTACAGCCATAGTAGCaccacaaaaacaataaaacaaccagACGCTCCGCTCCTGCTCGCTGCTACTACTGTACCTTTTAAAACCAGGAGAGACCCTGGATGTGTACTCTAACAAACACTAATACTGGTCACGTCTAACGCTTTTCCTCCCAGCTGAGGACATTTTTTCCTTTTAGACATAAATTGTTCAACTGTTACCGATGTATATCAGgctggccagccatgccaatgctttcttatgggaagcaaagggcccGGTAACGCTCCCATTCAAATAGCCCCTcctcctgagaattctaaccaagccaatcagcgctgagcagcgtacgtcacataccgcgatgctcagtttctcattaacaataaagatggcgtctgaagcggagttcgctgcggctctttcatctgttctaaatgacttgaacaagaCTTGAGGAAAAGTTTGAAAACTAttgggagaaaaaaaaagaaaattatttgGGAAAAGGAAAGGCTAAATAAAGAGTTGACAAAAAAGATTTGTTAGAAAAGAAAAATCTGCAAATGCAACCAAGTGTGGAAATGCAGCGGGCTTGTTAATGTCATTTATTGCATACAAATAGACTCAAGATACACTGACTACCCATTTTCAGGTGATTGTAGGGCTGGATCTTTACTCTTTAAAATGCCAAAGAAGAATTTGTTGGGTTTAAAAACCAGTTTatggggattttttttttctttaagtggAAAAATTATGTAGTTAGGTTCCTATTTTTGACTTGATCTCTCTGTGCATCACCCACACACTCATGTTGAATCCAAGGAGTTAATATGAGTGATTCACAGAAATCTCCTTAGCCTTTACAGCATGACACATTTTGGCTGGGAAAAAAATCTAGTCACCTAAACCCACGGAAGTAAAGCAGGACCAAGTGCTGAAAAACGGCGTTCTTTAATCATCTCTTGGTGCTGGAGTCCAATTTTCATGCTAAATGCTTTTGTGTGAAATGATTTCCCATCTCAGAAAATACAAAGCACTTCAAGGTCAACAAAAATGTGTCTGCAACAATAAATGTCAAGAAATAATAACACTTAAATGTATTTATAAAAACCATTTTAATGCATTTGATATAACAGTTTTCACAATTTGAGATCATAAATTAGGAAAtaaattgaaaataaataaaatatgttttaaagtgCTTTTTAAAAACGATGAAGACAGAAAtggagcataactacagagaaaggACGACTTTCAAATAAAGCTAAACTTGAATTACTTTTATTCCAGTTGTTttctatttaaaactttattatgaACTTAGGAGAACAGAAGAAAGGTATAGAAGATATTTAAATCAAAGAGGGTTATGGATCTTAGCATCAAGGGTTCAGAAATGCAACTTTCCAGAAATCAATTTGAACAAATTTCAGTTTTTATCCTTTGTCTCCAGATTTCTCTCATGATAATTTTAACTTCCTGTTGTCGGGACAAGGTTTTATCTTCCAGAATAAATTGCTGTTCTGTTGAAGTTTCATTGCAAGCCTGTAACAAAGCACCCACGTCCTCTTTAACCTGACATCTACCTTCCATCTCATCCTGACATGTTTGAAAAGCAGAGTCCAATTATTAGAAAATCTCAACTGAAACATCAAATTTGAAAGAAATTTACAAATTAAACAAGCTAGTTATAAAAATAGCCTTTAAAAGCTTAAATGCTGTAGATTTTTCTCTGCACTGAGTTACACAGatgcttttttgtttattttttttgacATCCTTACTCCCATGATAATAGCTCGTCCCTCCAGTTCACCTTTATTTTCCATCCTGTTTCATCCTGGGATGACTAATCTGGTTCGCTTTGCTGTGGCAACCGAGCTCTATTTTAAGGAGGAAATGCATAATTAAAGAGATCTGACCTGAAGGCAGAGAGCAGGAGCCGTACAGCGCATTTCTGCGTGATACACTGGGATATTTTTATATAACAATTAGGATCAATATGATAGAAAATTTAGATTTTATTCAGCTGATTCAATAACTCACTTCTATTTGATTTCTGTAAGCTTTCTTGGTTTATCTGAAGGAAATCGAGTGATGTTTACCCTGAGTGATGGGGTGCATCCTGCTGCTGTgtaacccaaacacacacactcggGCCTTCACACTTAAACACGTGGACTCACACTTGGGAGAAGCATGCTGAGCTATCAAACTGGAGCTAATGAGACACCTATTCGTCCTCCTTGGAGACGGGACGTGTGTCAATCTGCAGGTCTTTTCTTTGAGCCTGTTATCTGTTTTAGAGCAATACTAGTTATTTCCTGACACGTATGCAAGTGTTCTTATGTAAAGTGCCTACAAGATGCTTCAAGGACACACCAAAGCTACTGTGAAGGTTTCTCTGTAGCTTGTTGATTAGATAAGAATATCTCCTCAAGCAGTTATGGATTAATCTGTTTGAGTTTTTCATAAAGAtttgctttaattttttttaccttctgtatctcatttttcttctttttccatcTTCCCTTTTTCCCTATCCGTGTTTCTCCTCTTCTCCTGCGGCAGGATCTCCGCAGAGCACTCGCCCAAGCTGCAGATCCGAAGTCACAGCTACCTGCGGGCGGTGAGCGAGGTTTCCATCAATAGGAGTCTGGACAGCTTGGACCCGGTGGGGTTGCTGGCCTCGCCTAAATTCCGCTCCCGAAACGAGAGCTACATGAGAGCTATGAGCACCATCAGCCAGGTTTGTGGACATCTATAGGTCCAAAGCCCTTTATCCATCCTTCAAGGTGTGGAACACGGAAATActatttttaaaatcttatttctgactataatcggtcactctgagtatttcatgcaggctaaacatgaaactagtctcctacacctatctcctgcattagtgtctgatagaaaatagacattgaaatgctaggatttgaaaatcctcacagttgTGTCACACCGTGAAttagcgttcatggactcaccgatcttgagtgatgacggggaaggctgttgttattttAACGTCCGGGACTCAGCAAAGGGcatctcggctagtttaagctaacaaaTAGCataagcaacttcaccacacagcagaactcctccaggcttttattatttgtggagataaaaaaatctATGTTGATATTCAGTGGTAGAATTTGTTGATGTTATTCAATTTGGGGTGAGATgtgcaaatgtcaggaaataagactccaaaccctgccgtctgaagctcagctctgatgtggctcccTTCTAGTTCGTGGAATTTCCCCCCTTCCCAAGTACAAACTTCAAGGCATTCTTTCCTactagggacagcagtagctcaggaggtagatcgGGTTGTCTAGcattcagaaggttgtaggttcaatcccggctcccgccagagaatgctgctgttgtgtccttaggcaagacacttacctgccttgcctgctggtggtggtcagagggaccggtggcgcctgtgtttggcaggcctcgcctctgtcagtgcaccccagggcagctgtggctacatcgtagctcatcaccaccagtgtgcgaatgggtgaatgactgattgtgatgtgaagtgccttggggggttgtagaaccctaagaaggcgctatacaaatacaggctgtttaccatttagagaccactgcaattgtATCGGCAAAAATGAGTGTTCCTCACCATAAACTGAAAGATTGTATTGAGTGTTGTCTTGCAGCGGTGAAAACGAGATCTGTGGTTATTCTTGGGCTCAAATCATCAACTAGGTCACCATTTTTGTGAAGACAGAATACTACGCAAACCCCTTGTCTCCTAATTAGTGTATATGTTTGTGGTTTTCTGCAGCGGAGACATTGATATTTAGATTGGCTAATTAAACAGGAGCACGTGCAAATTCCCCTCCTGCTGGTTTGCTTTTTCTGCCTCAGCATAGTTTATAAAGCAAAAATGAAAGTGTCACCTCAATCTGAGAGATGGGATTATTTTCTGATTCAGTGAAACTGTTCAATCATAAATAGAGAAAGTGAGCTAGCAGCAGCCTGCTTCTGTCATGGTTGCTGTAAAATAAGGTAGACACTTGGGATTTGGATCATTCTTTGCACTGTTTGCAGTGACAGGGAAGCTTTTGCCTGGGGTAATTTGGATGTGTACTTCAATCCAAAGCCCAGAGGCAACACTTTGCTTCACCATCTGAGTGACGGACCCTTGGGACACCCCTTCAAGTTCTGTCGGAGGCCGGTCCTTACAGGAGAATGTCACCGTGGAGCTGGCATTTATTAAAAGAACAGAGGTGTTGCTGTTTTTTAACTCGCGCTCATTTACATGTGTGTTGTCACAGAAAATGGAAAAATCTCAACTTTTCCACTGATTTCTCTGATTATAGTCCCCCTCCACAACAAACACACAAACCCAAAGTCTTATTGCTCCGCTTAAGCTCTTCAAGTACATGTATGGAGCTCGTCTAGCCTCACATAACCCCGTTCCTTAAATCCCACAAATCTGTGGCAAGCTTCCAGA contains:
- the dlgap1b gene encoding disks large-associated protein 1 isoform X3; this encodes MMTMKGLSSSRSHHTVTCDPSYDSMTLGHPDRRSYFVNPGESHPADQPCYTQRNAFQTECSAYPDLTSCTFPRRYYNSHHELKGECGAVVPYTGPTGSCKGSGGNNNNRIPSNLLEQFETQAPLRREGYHTLQYKHTAVEHQRSDSPGRIRHLVHSVQKLFTKSHSLEGPSGSGGGGSGKMNGSKSSTDDPPSCSGTLKYSKRTKSKDRSKSEPKMRTAISGYWSSDDTLDREVCLYHHNQGVSSGTMPSGVMTIGRHPDKSQSQYFMESYNTISAQSLKTSRSNNDVKCSTCSGSSSGTLPLMGAHDGQVQLKKSSWSSTLTVSRAREVYQKASVNLDKALVKAEQGRTCHFLQVPQDDWSSFSPLGKDDEIPCRRMRSGSYIKAMAEEDSGDSDCSPKPSPKVQARRASYLKATQPSLTEMTTLKISAEHSPKLQIRSHSYLRAVSEVSINRSLDSLDPVGLLASPKFRSRNESYMRAMSTISQVSEVEVNGQIEAVCESVFSEMESQVVDALDLPMSGCFRMRSHSYVRAIEKGCSQEEEEGGVTAGIRRSDSPPRTATTVRTIQSNTVSSCITTYKKTPPPIPPRTTPSKPFISITAQSSTESAQDAYMDGGSGQRTGISSQPGLSNSTESIDSMKALTAAIEAANAQVHGPASQHVTNSTITFTATATTSTVAQVTPESKAESEVLRKCLSIGIQVDPEEGEPTEEASKFQSVGIQVEDERSYRRMTRSNSVTTAVQADLDDPANIPELPPRQYATMPRQHSRDAATSTVSIQGSGNHYHACAGDEFGEVGFDPSILPPPDPWMDSAPEPELDALEAVSRSVCPRDGRWFLKLLQAETERMDGWCRQMEQDEMENELPDEILGKIRSAVGSAQLLMSQKFQQFRELCEENLNPNAHPRPISQDLAGFWDMLQLSIENISLKFDELHQLKANNWKPLTPPEIQ